A single window of Archangium gephyra DNA harbors:
- a CDS encoding SpoIIE family protein phosphatase has protein sequence MTGTIVAPLEAGELPDVAAIRGMRLDQLLFVTTGVLLAVVVGLLASVAWVSARAQFEETSTRFNEHVRNQAIELGQTLSHTLSLTSATSLRDNNYAFLSEVARSIISDNPNILRVQIYDADSQLAADSAEDAKLGTTTERKPERRWVTALYQGKPIIEYQEPIDYGSQSGKGVVLISYSLEGLQKQLHELEAAKRESLRRNATTMAGLGLGFLLLAGVLVAIQSRRITRPLGVLTGKVMQLAAGDLSARTEEVRGAGREVTTLGVVFNHMAERINVLLEDVRAKAQLERDVSLARTVQETLLPGREGFQAGPLRIAGLVVTADACGGDWWMRASLDERRVVVGIGDVTGHGLATALVATSATSGFTAAMTMRPPEEINAQLLISSLNLTMAHMGRGEHQMSSALAVLDTQTGVIDYASGGHPSPIVFSRQSRQVASLPARGALLGASASSQYASRQAQLRPGDLIVWYTDGLTESRDASQKQYGTQRLAAAIQANAHLSAEALRDAILADARAFSAGLPAQDDITVVVAEFSPASP, from the coding sequence ATGACGGGCACCATCGTCGCCCCGCTGGAGGCCGGTGAGCTGCCCGACGTGGCCGCCATCCGCGGCATGCGGTTGGATCAGCTCCTCTTCGTCACCACCGGCGTGCTGCTGGCGGTCGTCGTGGGCCTGCTGGCCTCCGTGGCGTGGGTCTCCGCCCGGGCCCAGTTCGAGGAGACGTCCACCCGCTTCAACGAGCACGTGCGCAACCAGGCCATCGAGCTGGGCCAGACGCTCAGCCATACCCTGTCGCTCACCTCGGCCACGTCGCTGCGCGACAACAACTACGCCTTCCTCAGCGAGGTGGCGCGCTCCATCATCTCCGACAACCCCAACATCCTCCGCGTGCAGATCTACGACGCGGACAGCCAGCTGGCCGCGGACTCGGCCGAGGACGCGAAGCTGGGCACCACCACCGAGCGCAAGCCGGAGCGGCGGTGGGTGACGGCGCTCTACCAGGGCAAGCCCATCATCGAGTACCAGGAGCCCATCGACTACGGCTCCCAGAGCGGCAAGGGCGTGGTGCTCATCAGCTACTCGCTCGAGGGGTTGCAGAAGCAGCTGCACGAGCTGGAGGCCGCCAAGCGCGAGTCGCTGCGCCGCAACGCCACCACCATGGCGGGCCTGGGCCTGGGCTTCCTGCTGCTGGCCGGTGTGCTGGTGGCCATCCAGAGCCGCCGCATCACCCGGCCGCTGGGCGTGCTCACCGGCAAGGTGATGCAGCTGGCCGCCGGAGATCTGAGCGCGCGCACCGAGGAGGTGCGGGGCGCCGGCCGCGAGGTGACCACGCTCGGGGTGGTGTTCAACCACATGGCCGAGCGCATCAACGTGCTGCTCGAGGACGTGCGCGCCAAGGCCCAGCTGGAGCGCGACGTGTCGCTCGCGCGCACCGTGCAGGAGACGCTGCTGCCCGGCCGCGAGGGCTTCCAGGCGGGCCCGCTGCGCATCGCCGGCCTCGTCGTCACCGCGGACGCGTGCGGCGGTGACTGGTGGATGCGCGCCTCCCTGGACGAGCGCCGCGTGGTGGTGGGCATCGGCGACGTCACCGGCCACGGCCTGGCCACCGCCCTGGTGGCCACCAGCGCCACCAGCGGCTTCACCGCCGCCATGACCATGCGCCCGCCCGAGGAGATCAACGCCCAGCTCCTCATCTCCTCGCTCAACCTCACCATGGCCCACATGGGCCGCGGCGAGCACCAGATGTCCAGCGCGCTGGCCGTGCTCGACACGCAGACGGGCGTCATCGACTACGCGAGCGGCGGCCACCCCAGCCCCATCGTCTTCAGCCGCCAGTCCCGCCAGGTCGCCTCGCTGCCCGCCCGTGGCGCGCTGCTGGGCGCCTCCGCGTCCTCCCAGTACGCCTCGCGCCAGGCCCAGCTGCGGCCTGGAGATCTCATCGTCTGGTACACCGACGGCCTCACCGAGTCCCGAGACGCCAGCCAGAAGCAGTACGGCACCCAGCGTCTGGCCGCCGCCATCCAGGCCAACGCCCACCTGTCCGCCGAGGCCCTGCGTGACGCCATCCTGGCCGATGCGCGCGCCTTCAGCGCCGGCCTCCCGGCGCAGGATGACATCACCGTGGTCGTCGCCGAGTTCAGCCCCGCCTCCCCATGA
- a CDS encoding tetratricopeptide repeat protein has product MRSPRPPVRRLVAALVLAHSLTGTAAFAQYRPPPMTESQRLVREGETAQVDASTAATSGDKKRAETKYRKALELFEKALAAEATSVPAAAGLGAVGLALQDYERVATRVAPVYAASPESLEVAYPLGIALFKLKRYEEALPVLQQVSVANQPEHLLVHYYLGNYYALVLQDGEATVAELQAYLAQRPDKLAGNDYQIHELLGRGHLLRNEPAAARLSFERAQVGRTESVSIQMGLGAVLEMEGKMAEAMALLEGLTVRFPQVPEAKERLGRLLLESNDVPRAEVQALALVKLGGTPPAHMLLGDVRMAQARPAEAETEYRKVLELAPGDVAAQIAVGMALQKQGRNEEAISFLEGAVQSGADSLELWSTLGSVNRRAGRYARAVEVHRRVVEMAPKQALGHVLLGADHFATGQWDLTIEDYTQALKLEPEHADAKKWLARALANRARDRAGNGRVDDAVRDLRRAYDLERTSAMARRLGAVLLQQGSHAEARKVMEQGVQLPEAAWREHLVLGYARLGAGAPKEALESFEKAGQMAPELAALSDVSAGSALAEMELGQVDAALKRLTDPGTSKRALEVTRANLSRAYLRRAFARLESGDGAGARQDVESAERAGLGGNQSELGRLSAFAKGLAQTEEGRFGDAGNLFKRALSPTPGWARPNTRQLVDAFLLYRNDKLPQARKALTAAAKRPIPEQAQFTATFTSALHRREAERAYNSGNMRAAEKAFKAALALAPDSAALQHNLACVAYRGKKANDAVATWKKLEGTVPQASLNLGIDAQERRRDMTQAVDSYRRYLASGTVTRAAAVREWKERLQMIYGLAEPATAPTSNPEPSSATASDTTP; this is encoded by the coding sequence ATGCGCTCTCCCCGTCCTCCCGTCCGCCGCCTCGTCGCGGCCCTCGTCCTCGCCCATTCGCTCACCGGCACGGCCGCGTTCGCCCAGTACCGCCCGCCCCCCATGACGGAGTCCCAGCGGCTCGTCCGCGAGGGTGAGACGGCCCAGGTGGACGCCAGCACCGCCGCCACCTCCGGTGACAAGAAGCGCGCCGAGACCAAGTACCGCAAGGCCCTGGAGCTCTTCGAGAAGGCGCTCGCCGCCGAGGCCACCTCCGTGCCCGCCGCCGCCGGTCTCGGCGCCGTGGGCCTGGCCCTCCAGGACTACGAGCGCGTGGCCACCCGCGTGGCCCCCGTGTACGCCGCCAGCCCCGAGTCGCTGGAGGTGGCCTACCCGCTGGGCATCGCCCTCTTCAAGCTCAAGCGCTACGAGGAGGCCCTCCCGGTGCTCCAGCAGGTGTCCGTGGCCAACCAGCCCGAGCACCTGCTCGTCCACTACTACCTGGGCAACTACTACGCCCTCGTGCTCCAGGACGGCGAGGCCACCGTGGCCGAGCTGCAGGCCTACCTGGCCCAGCGCCCGGACAAGCTCGCCGGCAACGACTATCAAATCCACGAGCTGCTCGGCCGCGGCCACCTGCTGCGCAACGAGCCCGCGGCGGCGCGCCTGTCCTTCGAGCGCGCCCAGGTGGGCCGCACCGAGTCCGTCTCCATCCAGATGGGACTGGGCGCGGTGCTGGAGATGGAAGGGAAGATGGCGGAGGCCATGGCCCTGCTCGAGGGCCTGACCGTGCGCTTCCCGCAGGTGCCCGAGGCCAAGGAGCGTCTGGGCCGGCTGCTGCTGGAGTCCAACGACGTGCCGCGCGCCGAGGTGCAGGCGCTCGCCCTGGTGAAGCTGGGGGGCACGCCGCCCGCGCACATGCTGCTGGGTGACGTGCGCATGGCCCAGGCGCGGCCCGCCGAGGCGGAGACGGAGTACCGCAAGGTGCTGGAGCTGGCCCCGGGCGACGTGGCCGCGCAGATCGCCGTGGGCATGGCGCTGCAGAAGCAGGGCCGCAACGAGGAGGCCATCTCCTTCCTGGAGGGCGCCGTGCAGTCGGGTGCCGACAGCCTGGAGCTGTGGTCCACCCTGGGCAGCGTCAACCGTCGCGCCGGCCGCTACGCGCGCGCCGTCGAGGTGCACCGGCGCGTGGTGGAGATGGCTCCCAAGCAGGCGCTCGGCCACGTGCTGCTGGGCGCGGACCACTTCGCCACCGGCCAGTGGGACCTGACCATCGAGGACTACACCCAGGCCCTCAAGCTGGAGCCGGAGCACGCCGACGCGAAGAAGTGGCTGGCCCGCGCCCTGGCCAACCGCGCCCGGGATCGCGCCGGCAACGGCCGCGTGGACGACGCCGTGCGCGACCTGCGCCGCGCCTATGATCTCGAGCGCACCTCCGCCATGGCCCGCCGCCTGGGCGCCGTCCTGCTGCAGCAGGGCTCCCACGCCGAGGCCCGCAAGGTGATGGAGCAGGGCGTGCAGCTGCCCGAGGCCGCCTGGCGCGAGCACCTGGTGCTCGGCTACGCGCGGCTGGGCGCGGGCGCCCCCAAGGAGGCGCTCGAGTCCTTCGAGAAGGCCGGGCAGATGGCCCCGGAGCTCGCCGCCCTGTCGGACGTGTCCGCCGGCTCGGCCCTCGCGGAGATGGAGCTGGGCCAGGTGGATGCCGCCCTCAAGCGGCTGACGGATCCGGGCACCTCCAAGCGCGCCCTCGAGGTGACGCGTGCCAACCTCTCGCGCGCCTACCTGCGCCGCGCCTTCGCCCGCCTGGAGTCCGGAGACGGCGCGGGCGCCCGCCAGGACGTGGAGTCGGCGGAGCGCGCCGGCCTCGGCGGCAACCAGTCCGAGCTGGGCCGCCTGTCCGCCTTCGCCAAGGGGCTCGCCCAGACGGAGGAGGGCCGCTTCGGTGACGCGGGCAACCTCTTCAAGCGCGCGCTCAGCCCGACGCCCGGCTGGGCCCGGCCCAACACCCGCCAGCTGGTGGACGCCTTCCTGCTCTACCGCAACGACAAGCTGCCGCAGGCGCGCAAGGCGCTCACCGCCGCCGCCAAGCGGCCCATCCCCGAGCAGGCCCAGTTCACCGCCACCTTCACCAGCGCCCTCCACCGCCGCGAGGCCGAGCGCGCCTACAACTCCGGCAACATGCGCGCCGCCGAGAAGGCCTTCAAGGCCGCCCTGGCCCTCGCGCCGGACAGCGCCGCGCTCCAGCACAACCTCGCCTGCGTGGCCTACCGCGGCAAGAAGGCCAATGACGCCGTGGCCACCTGGAAGAAGCTCGAGGGCACCGTGCCTCAGGCCTCGCTCAACCTCGGCATCGACGCCCAGGAGCGCCGCCGCGACATGACCCAGGCCGTCGACTCCTACCGCCGCTACCTCGCCTCGGGCACCGTGACGCGCGCCGCCGCCGTGCGCGAGTGGAAGGAGCGGCTGCAGATGATCTACGGCCTGGCCGAGCCGGCCACCGCCCCGACCTCCAACCCCGAGCCCTCCAGCGCCACCGCTTCGGATACCACGCCATGA
- a CDS encoding PhnD/SsuA/transferrin family substrate-binding protein, with product MISPRSLLLGLALLCAWVPAAGAAPKKATLGVFLPTTLTDGQQRFQFAEALAAKLTAATGRPTAAKSFARYEDFSKAVGEGLVDFAVLDSWAAVQLGAKATPVALAPLSGETAQRWAIVSTSRGSVKDLAGKRLAIVKGAGAADPKFVTNVVLAGDLDAKKHFKLTPVPNVESALKMLEAKGAEAALVPLAHVPEGVRVLFRSSKVPGAVLVGMRGDEDDLKENLKKLEPVAPFGAFLAIQGKELEDLRKLLQSGPPRRQPVLVEVPSLRVDTRALLEPAVLQPVLPSFADALDVSAEQPDD from the coding sequence ATGATTTCCCCCCGCTCGCTCCTCCTGGGCCTCGCGCTGCTGTGCGCGTGGGTGCCCGCCGCCGGCGCGGCCCCCAAGAAGGCCACCCTGGGCGTCTTCCTGCCCACCACGCTCACGGACGGCCAGCAGCGCTTCCAGTTCGCCGAGGCGCTCGCCGCGAAGCTGACCGCGGCCACCGGCCGGCCCACCGCCGCCAAGAGCTTCGCCCGCTACGAGGACTTCTCGAAGGCCGTGGGCGAGGGCCTCGTCGACTTCGCCGTCCTGGACTCCTGGGCCGCCGTGCAGCTGGGCGCCAAGGCCACCCCGGTGGCACTCGCCCCGCTCTCCGGTGAGACGGCCCAGCGCTGGGCCATCGTCTCCACCTCGCGCGGCTCGGTGAAGGACCTGGCGGGCAAGCGGCTGGCCATCGTCAAGGGCGCGGGCGCGGCGGATCCCAAGTTCGTCACCAACGTGGTGCTCGCCGGTGACCTGGACGCCAAGAAGCACTTCAAGCTCACCCCGGTGCCCAACGTGGAGTCCGCCCTGAAGATGCTGGAGGCCAAGGGCGCCGAGGCCGCGCTGGTGCCGCTGGCGCACGTGCCCGAGGGTGTCCGCGTCCTCTTCCGCAGCAGCAAGGTGCCCGGCGCCGTCCTGGTGGGCATGCGCGGCGACGAGGACGACCTGAAGGAGAACCTCAAGAAGCTCGAGCCGGTGGCCCCCTTCGGCGCCTTCCTCGCCATCCAGGGCAAGGAGCTGGAGGACCTGCGCAAGCTGCTGCAGAGCGGCCCTCCCCGCCGCCAGCCCGTGCTGGTGGAGGTCCCCTCACTGCGCGTGGACACCCGCGCCCTGCTGGAGCCCGCCGTCCTCCAGCCGGTGCTGCCGTCTTTCGCGGACGCACTGGATGTGTCTGCCGAGCAGCCGGATGACTGA
- a CDS encoding TonB-dependent receptor plug domain-containing protein has product MHSTRIAWLPALVGLMCGLTAHAGTPQTKSTPAAATSTGTGTSTATSDAPKARKPLPLPPPASSSNVPQRAPFTGPAASRPLPPPSALAGVDIPDPLAAAEASALEESVQQLLSEAVVSTASKRSQRIADVPMTISWIPAEELEGTGQFTLCEAIQYFPGMECRRGAMRKAAVSARGLGSNYLSNRLLLLQDGRPLTDPWTGQFYADETTPLANLKQIEVIRGPGSSLYGSNAFSGVINMIQRQPKDLMQDGRDWGADTRLLFGQDRTWRAQATAAGRGGPVEALVSYYGFGSDGPQLFNDPKIGRVDTNEDSLVHQVSGKVAVKGLTLDANFTSGEIGRPGGHQISTVGNCGRCHYTADDVEHVQNFNASAQLDQQVTDNLRVFAQAYTFFKRREVVMENVFNEENPQSPLGKRRRIGGEARGLLTLGDLTVTFGGDYKNDLVNNPNVLPGLSLDDTRQDILGGFLDAEYRPLSQLVVSAGARYDKYMIPEKVWQARTDQLSPRASVVFHARPELTFRANYGRAFRAPTLAELAINQQMYAATLIGNGNLRAETLDTVEASVDFWPFERTVRLTGTGFYNLARNFINQEILFGSTSQFKNIGDARVAGFEAEAAAQVAAINSSFDVSYQFLDARALAFENRPERPLDYAPQHRIYARGRTNFGKFAFAELYALYVGERFDPGYQVNVDSGKLEQVKLPGYFTATARVGANVTKGLTVSVLGSNLFNAKYEESHGFPAPPLSLFSEIKFQY; this is encoded by the coding sequence ATGCACTCGACTCGAATCGCTTGGCTCCCGGCTCTCGTCGGGCTCATGTGCGGCCTCACCGCCCACGCTGGAACGCCGCAGACGAAGTCCACCCCGGCGGCGGCCACCAGCACCGGCACCGGCACCAGCACGGCCACCTCGGATGCGCCCAAGGCGCGCAAGCCGCTGCCGCTGCCGCCGCCTGCCTCGTCCTCCAACGTCCCGCAGCGCGCGCCCTTCACCGGCCCGGCCGCCTCGCGGCCACTGCCTCCGCCCTCGGCCCTCGCCGGCGTGGACATCCCGGATCCGCTCGCCGCCGCCGAGGCCTCCGCGCTCGAGGAGTCCGTGCAGCAGCTGCTGAGCGAGGCGGTGGTGTCCACCGCCTCCAAGCGCAGCCAGCGCATCGCCGACGTGCCGATGACCATCTCCTGGATTCCCGCCGAGGAGCTGGAGGGCACCGGCCAGTTCACCCTGTGCGAGGCCATCCAGTACTTCCCCGGCATGGAGTGCCGCCGGGGCGCCATGCGCAAGGCGGCGGTGAGCGCGCGCGGCCTGGGCTCCAACTACCTCTCCAACCGGCTCCTGCTGCTGCAGGACGGCCGCCCGCTGACCGACCCCTGGACGGGCCAGTTCTACGCGGACGAGACCACGCCGCTGGCCAACCTCAAGCAGATTGAAGTCATCCGCGGCCCGGGCTCCTCGCTGTACGGCTCCAACGCCTTCAGCGGCGTCATCAACATGATCCAGCGCCAGCCCAAGGATCTCATGCAGGACGGGCGCGACTGGGGCGCGGACACGCGGTTGCTGTTCGGCCAGGACCGGACGTGGCGCGCGCAGGCCACCGCGGCCGGACGCGGTGGCCCGGTGGAGGCGCTCGTCAGCTACTACGGCTTCGGCTCGGACGGCCCCCAGCTCTTCAATGATCCGAAGATCGGCCGCGTGGACACCAACGAGGACTCGCTGGTGCACCAGGTGAGCGGCAAGGTGGCCGTGAAGGGCCTGACGCTGGACGCCAACTTCACCTCTGGAGAGATCGGCCGCCCGGGTGGCCACCAGATCTCCACCGTGGGCAACTGCGGCCGCTGCCACTACACGGCCGACGACGTCGAGCACGTGCAGAACTTCAACGCGAGCGCGCAGTTGGATCAGCAGGTGACGGACAACCTGCGCGTGTTCGCCCAGGCGTACACCTTCTTCAAGCGCCGCGAAGTGGTGATGGAGAACGTCTTCAACGAGGAGAACCCCCAGTCTCCGCTGGGCAAGCGCCGCCGCATCGGCGGTGAGGCCCGCGGCCTGCTCACCCTGGGCGATCTCACCGTCACCTTCGGCGGTGACTACAAGAACGACCTGGTCAACAACCCCAACGTGCTGCCCGGCCTGTCGCTGGACGACACGCGCCAGGACATCCTCGGTGGCTTCCTCGACGCGGAGTACCGGCCCTTGAGCCAGCTCGTGGTGAGCGCGGGCGCCCGCTACGACAAGTACATGATTCCGGAGAAGGTCTGGCAGGCACGCACGGATCAGCTCTCCCCGCGCGCCAGCGTGGTGTTCCACGCCCGTCCCGAGCTGACCTTCCGCGCCAACTACGGCCGCGCCTTCCGCGCGCCCACGCTGGCGGAGCTCGCCATCAACCAGCAGATGTACGCGGCCACGCTGATCGGCAACGGCAACCTGCGCGCCGAGACGCTCGACACCGTGGAGGCCTCGGTGGACTTCTGGCCCTTCGAGCGCACGGTGCGCCTGACGGGCACGGGCTTCTACAACCTGGCCCGCAACTTCATCAACCAGGAGATCCTCTTCGGCTCCACCTCGCAGTTCAAGAACATCGGGGATGCGCGCGTGGCGGGCTTCGAGGCGGAGGCCGCGGCGCAGGTGGCGGCCATCAACTCCTCGTTCGACGTGTCCTACCAGTTCCTGGACGCGCGGGCGCTGGCCTTCGAGAACCGGCCGGAGCGGCCGCTGGACTACGCGCCCCAGCACCGCATCTACGCGCGTGGCCGGACGAACTTCGGCAAGTTCGCCTTCGCCGAGCTGTACGCCCTGTACGTGGGTGAGCGCTTCGATCCCGGCTACCAGGTGAACGTGGACAGCGGGAAGCTGGAGCAGGTGAAGCTGCCCGGCTACTTCACCGCCACCGCGCGCGTGGGTGCCAACGTCACCAAGGGCCTCACGGTGTCCGTGCTCGGCTCCAACCTCTTCAACGCGAAGTACGAGGAGTCCCATGGATTCCCCGCGCCTCCGTTGAGCCTCTTCAGCGAGATCAAGTTCCAGTACTGA
- a CDS encoding serine/threonine-protein kinase: protein METQGSNATISRVRVGTINHVRIAGVIDETFPLTSTSPEMGGLLIVDLGQVERISSFGVRRWIEFASKLPAGGIALYVVNAPPVMVDQLNMVEGFSGVARVLSVLAPYTCRACGEDRLRLVDLQSEAPIIAEGRAPEHSCPVCAGKLEFADLPSEFFDYAQRQQFGTVDPVVMRYLRATTPSAPTALTTHLKIVQDDITYISLASELKADLNVRRLASGLEGRVAFDFSHVNKVEPEAVAKLEQVLATAAQGAKVVLCRVPPPVLNALNRFTKQLTAQIGTLWLPCECRNCGHEHQQRALASEYLAKLRANASPERECPICGGSARLPSIPQLVPLLSRSSLVDKPLDDIEAIEPRALSQYLFGSTNVDPNANKGGGSDISNSISATKLQIIRRLGQGGMAEVFLAKQVGVKGFEKFVVMKKILPQFAENAEFVDMLFAEARANARLTHPNVVQTFDVGMNDGVAYILMEYVRGPDLKKLMNELRRKGLALPLEHALRIVAETAAGLHYAHSYVDPAGVPHPVVHRDVSPHNVLISLDGAIKLSDFGIAKVQGEENTQAGVLKGKISYISPEAASGRALDARNDVFALGVVLFELLTGTLPFKRDHDAATLSAIVREPAPVPSQLKPNIPQDVSDLILRALVKDPARRTPSAAAMREEIEAVMAHHRLNSSPAAVAQFFKGTLGDRLAEFGPVNSGPGGSTGSHPSLSGTGSGSATRVPSGGTGEMVAPAGTGSRPAVGSGTGQFGAVPPPATRPPAPPLATPLEIPLATQGADERTEVYRPAAQGLIAPTALPPEPPTDAVAQAPAPVPARASLSGVPAVPPPPPTVASRPAAMAPPPAVPARASLSGVPAVPPRASGPTPAAVPPRASLSGAPGTGSRPALQPSVPVSARTATQVAPTAAPVGAPARAPAAPAPQAAAAMSAARPPASRSSAGKWAVLGIAGLLVVGASAVVVPKLLSEQGVEVVNREPGEQIYIAGLRVEDAQGLSLEGVSQLVVSTAMNGRLHRFGIPVSQDVIDVRTLPEARPEPGSKGTLRIGGSPGCFVKLGPDMLPGATPVSAPIDAGVELQVVVTCPNQPVWSRWVMAVPGQELEVVPLPKK, encoded by the coding sequence GTGGAGACGCAGGGTTCCAATGCCACTATCAGCCGCGTACGCGTGGGTACCATCAACCACGTCCGCATCGCCGGCGTCATCGACGAGACGTTCCCGCTGACGTCCACGTCCCCGGAGATGGGGGGGCTGCTCATCGTCGACCTCGGCCAGGTGGAGCGCATCAGCTCCTTCGGCGTGCGGCGGTGGATCGAGTTCGCCAGCAAGCTGCCCGCTGGCGGCATCGCGCTGTACGTGGTCAACGCGCCACCGGTGATGGTGGATCAGCTCAACATGGTGGAGGGCTTCTCCGGCGTGGCGCGGGTGCTGTCCGTGCTGGCGCCCTACACGTGCCGCGCCTGCGGGGAGGACCGGCTGCGCCTGGTGGACCTGCAGTCCGAGGCGCCCATCATCGCCGAGGGCCGCGCTCCCGAGCACTCCTGCCCGGTGTGCGCCGGCAAGCTGGAGTTCGCGGATCTTCCGAGCGAGTTCTTCGACTACGCGCAGCGCCAGCAGTTCGGCACGGTGGATCCGGTGGTGATGCGCTACCTGCGCGCCACCACGCCCAGCGCGCCCACCGCGCTCACCACGCACCTGAAGATCGTCCAGGACGACATCACGTACATCTCCCTGGCCAGCGAGCTGAAGGCGGACCTGAACGTGCGCCGGCTCGCCTCGGGTCTGGAGGGGCGCGTCGCCTTCGACTTCTCCCACGTCAACAAGGTGGAGCCCGAGGCCGTCGCGAAGCTGGAGCAGGTGCTGGCCACGGCCGCGCAGGGCGCCAAGGTGGTGTTGTGCCGCGTGCCGCCGCCGGTGCTCAACGCGCTCAACCGCTTCACCAAACAGCTCACCGCGCAGATTGGCACCCTGTGGCTGCCCTGCGAGTGCCGCAACTGCGGCCATGAGCACCAGCAGCGCGCCCTGGCCTCCGAGTACCTGGCCAAGCTGCGCGCCAACGCCAGCCCCGAGCGCGAGTGCCCCATCTGCGGCGGCTCCGCGCGCCTTCCCTCCATCCCCCAGCTCGTGCCGCTGCTCAGCCGCTCGTCGCTGGTGGATAAGCCGCTGGACGACATCGAGGCGATCGAGCCTCGCGCCCTCAGCCAGTACCTCTTCGGCTCCACCAACGTGGATCCGAACGCCAACAAGGGCGGCGGCTCGGACATCAGCAACTCCATCAGCGCCACCAAGCTGCAGATCATCCGCCGGCTGGGCCAGGGCGGCATGGCCGAGGTGTTCCTCGCCAAGCAGGTGGGCGTGAAGGGGTTCGAGAAGTTCGTGGTGATGAAGAAGATTCTCCCGCAGTTCGCGGAGAATGCCGAGTTCGTCGACATGCTCTTCGCCGAGGCGCGGGCCAACGCGCGCCTCACGCACCCCAACGTCGTGCAGACGTTCGACGTGGGCATGAACGACGGCGTGGCGTACATCCTCATGGAGTACGTGCGCGGCCCGGACCTCAAGAAGTTGATGAACGAGCTGCGGCGCAAGGGCCTGGCCCTGCCGCTGGAGCACGCGCTGCGCATCGTCGCCGAGACGGCCGCGGGCCTGCACTACGCGCACAGCTACGTGGACCCGGCCGGCGTGCCCCACCCGGTGGTGCACCGCGACGTCAGCCCCCACAACGTCCTCATCTCACTGGACGGTGCCATCAAGCTGAGCGACTTCGGCATCGCCAAGGTGCAGGGCGAGGAGAACACCCAGGCCGGCGTGCTCAAGGGGAAGATCTCCTATATCTCCCCCGAGGCCGCCTCGGGCCGTGCCCTGGACGCGCGCAACGACGTGTTCGCCCTGGGCGTGGTGCTCTTCGAGCTGCTCACCGGCACGCTGCCCTTCAAGCGGGACCATGACGCGGCCACGCTCAGCGCCATCGTGCGCGAGCCGGCCCCCGTGCCCTCCCAGCTCAAGCCGAACATCCCCCAGGATGTGTCGGACCTCATCCTCCGCGCCCTGGTGAAGGATCCGGCGCGCCGCACACCGTCCGCCGCGGCCATGCGCGAGGAGATCGAAGCGGTGATGGCCCACCACCGGCTCAACTCGTCGCCGGCGGCGGTGGCCCAGTTCTTCAAGGGGACGCTGGGAGACAGGCTCGCGGAGTTCGGGCCCGTCAACAGCGGCCCGGGGGGATCCACCGGCTCGCATCCGAGCCTCTCGGGCACGGGCTCGGGCAGCGCGACGCGCGTTCCCTCGGGCGGAACGGGGGAGATGGTGGCGCCTGCGGGCACTGGCTCCCGGCCCGCCGTCGGCTCCGGTACCGGGCAGTTTGGCGCCGTGCCGCCGCCCGCCACGCGTCCACCGGCGCCTCCTCTCGCGACTCCTCTCGAGATTCCTCTCGCGACGCAGGGCGCGGACGAGCGCACCGAGGTCTACCGGCCCGCGGCGCAGGGCCTCATCGCTCCCACCGCGCTGCCTCCCGAGCCTCCCACGGACGCGGTGGCCCAGGCGCCGGCGCCCGTTCCGGCGCGTGCGTCCCTGTCCGGCGTGCCCGCGGTGCCGCCTCCGCCGCCGACCGTGGCGTCCCGTCCAGCGGCCATGGCGCCGCCGCCCGCCGTGCCGGCCCGCGCGTCCTTGTCCGGCGTGCCCGCGGTGCCGCCTCGTGCCTCCGGGCCCACGCCCGCCGCGGTGCCGCCCCGGGCGTCCCTGTCCGGAGCGCCCGGCACCGGCTCCCGGCCCGCGTTGCAACCCTCGGTGCCGGTGTCCGCCCGGACGGCGACCCAGGTGGCTCCCACCGCGGCGCCCGTGGGTGCTCCCGCCAGGGCGCCTGCCGCTCCGGCTCCCCAGGCCGCCGCGGCCATGTCCGCCGCCAGGCCCCCCGCGTCCCGCTCGTCGGCGGGCAAGTGGGCCGTGCTCGGCATCGCCGGGCTCCTGGTCGTGGGCGCCTCCGCGGTGGTGGTCCCCAAGCTGCTCTCGGAGCAGGGCGTCGAGGTGGTCAACCGCGAGCCGGGAGAGCAGATCTACATCGCGGGCCTCCGGGTGGAGGATGCCCAGGGCCTCAGCCTGGAGGGCGTCAGCCAGCTCGTCGTCTCCACGGCGATGAATGGCCGTCTGCACCGCTTCGGGATTCCGGTGAGCCAGGACGTCATCGACGTGCGCACCCTGCCCGAGGCCCGTCCGGAGCCGGGCAGCAAGGGCACGCTGCGCATCGGCGGGTCGCCGGGCTGCTTCGTCAAGCTCGGCCCGGACATGCTCCCCGGCGCGACACCGGTGTCGGCTCCCATCGACGCCGGTGTGGAGCTGCAGGTCGTCGTCACCTGTCCCAACCAGCCGGTGTGGTCTCGGTGGGTGATGGCGGTGCCGGGGCAGGAGTTGGAGGTCGTTCCGCTACCGAAGAAGTAG